From a single Vibrio chagasii genomic region:
- a CDS encoding porin: MKKTLVALAIASISTSAFAVNTSSQNSQNEEMFAFDSMHKDQFSVAGSFGVGGYYDTGSKAFYDDWATGLTLAVSYRNNRFVGYFETDMMLNYTTDDNVAANDAATSGWVNGIDTGPATDVDKAWLGFDTGYGIASFGWENDTALDKVDGAGDNTYEFGASAGDASDAFNVVKFQGATSGIAYGISYFETKDSRSDDDFDKGVNGYIGLEQEVFNLYAGYENRNYEDDFEVYTVTGNVKVGALKLGVNSWIEESDSSKNKGYYLSGGYTLSEDLTIAAGYASSNNELDGQSDVDASYINIAAMYRIADNADMGIDIKQDIEGSRIGSTSMQYDEETHVFAAAYYYF, encoded by the coding sequence ATGAAAAAAACATTAGTAGCACTTGCGATTGCAAGCATTTCAACTTCAGCATTCGCTGTAAACACAAGCAGCCAAAATAGCCAGAATGAAGAGATGTTTGCTTTTGATTCTATGCACAAAGATCAATTCTCAGTAGCAGGTTCTTTCGGTGTTGGTGGTTACTACGACACAGGTTCAAAAGCATTTTACGATGACTGGGCGACTGGTCTAACACTTGCGGTAAGCTACCGTAACAACCGTTTTGTTGGTTACTTCGAAACTGACATGATGCTGAATTACACAACTGACGATAACGTTGCAGCGAACGACGCAGCTACATCTGGTTGGGTGAATGGTATTGATACAGGCCCTGCGACAGACGTTGATAAAGCTTGGTTAGGTTTCGACACTGGTTACGGTATCGCTTCATTCGGTTGGGAAAATGATACGGCACTAGATAAAGTTGACGGCGCAGGCGATAACACTTACGAGTTTGGTGCTTCTGCTGGTGATGCTTCTGATGCATTCAATGTCGTTAAGTTCCAAGGCGCAACAAGCGGTATCGCTTACGGCATCTCTTACTTTGAAACGAAAGATTCTCGTAGCGACGACGACTTCGACAAAGGTGTGAACGGTTACATTGGTCTAGAGCAAGAAGTATTCAACCTATACGCTGGCTACGAAAACCGTAACTACGAAGATGATTTCGAAGTATACACAGTAACTGGTAACGTGAAAGTTGGTGCTCTTAAGCTAGGTGTAAACTCTTGGATTGAAGAGAGTGACTCATCTAAAAACAAGGGCTACTACCTGTCTGGTGGTTACACACTATCTGAAGACCTAACCATTGCAGCTGGTTACGCATCTAGCAACAATGAACTTGACGGCCAGTCGGACGTAGACGCTTCTTACATCAACATCGCAGCTATGTACCGTATTGCTGACAATGCTGATATGGGCATCGATATTAAGCAAGATATCGAAGGCTCGCGTATTGGTTCAACAAGTATGCAATACGACGAAGAAACACACGTATTCGCAGCAGCTTACTACTACTTCTAA
- a CDS encoding protein disulfide oxidoreductase, with protein MKTPNAKDTTGTTESGYAKHEVKKQNRLKKWGKELISMILIVGVVSFVMDFYHSRNMPQGDAIPIVGQSIQGEDIDVIELSKNGKPVIVYFWATWCGACKLVSPTVNSFSDSHQVVSVALSSGPDERVQRFIDAKEYDFPVINDLSGSISRSWGINVTPSIVIIKDGKISSIATGVTSPIGLWLRTYFA; from the coding sequence ATGAAGACTCCCAACGCGAAAGATACAACTGGCACAACGGAAAGTGGCTATGCAAAGCACGAAGTGAAAAAGCAGAACCGTCTTAAGAAGTGGGGAAAAGAGCTCATCTCAATGATCTTAATCGTGGGCGTTGTCTCTTTTGTCATGGATTTTTATCACAGCAGAAACATGCCTCAAGGAGATGCCATTCCAATCGTGGGTCAATCGATCCAAGGTGAGGATATTGACGTTATTGAGCTCAGTAAAAATGGCAAACCAGTGATTGTCTACTTTTGGGCTACCTGGTGCGGTGCGTGCAAACTGGTGAGCCCGACCGTGAATAGCTTCAGTGATTCACATCAAGTCGTCTCTGTTGCTTTGTCCTCCGGGCCAGATGAACGAGTTCAACGTTTCATTGATGCCAAGGAGTATGATTTCCCTGTGATTAATGATCTTTCTGGTTCGATCAGCAGAAGTTGGGGCATCAATGTCACACCAAGTATTGTCATCATCAAAGATGGAAAGATAAGCAGTATCGCCACGGGCGTTACTTCTCCAATCGGACTTTGGCTAAGAACTTACTTTGCATAA
- a CDS encoding mechanosensitive ion channel family protein encodes MMKVWRCLLLMLTFVAFGSFAQSVDKITQVQDQLMLDLATLETAHDAEKPFLEDILRRKNQGLREEIFTQLSSDKKEGLDAVLAQQVELLQKLLTLNEDKIVSMSKENRSAEGDVKKRLELRIQKRIGMMDTYYQQLAKTLAWSKERGVDVTASEDTLKKALVSRSKYLTNAILYTDTQRQDLEARLSFVNEEEKATIKKELERFSERTSVMVASLEETISLMEPFGVDVTSYKRVLLATTGDINADVLDVDVALELLDGWLRSFSAWAFENTPSFVVKLALFLGILYVTRLLSNVARKTVRKSVSHSKMDFSVLMQDFFVSIASKAVVFIGLLIALSQIGIELAPLLTGFGVAGVIIGFALQDTLSNFASGLMILIYRPYDVGDMVKVAGVQGTVKDMSLVSTTVQTIDNQRLVIPNNKIWGDVINNITAERVRRVDMVFGIGYSDDIDKAKAVLNEIIVAHPLVLKKPEHMIKLHTLNTSSVDFVVRPWVKTDDYWDVYWDVTETVKKRFDEEGITIPFPQRDVHIYNHEES; translated from the coding sequence ATGATGAAGGTTTGGCGTTGTCTATTGTTAATGTTGACGTTTGTCGCATTCGGAAGTTTCGCGCAAAGTGTCGATAAGATAACACAAGTACAAGATCAGCTTATGCTCGATCTGGCAACATTAGAAACGGCGCATGATGCTGAGAAACCCTTTCTTGAAGATATTTTGAGACGCAAGAACCAAGGGCTACGTGAGGAGATTTTCACACAACTCTCTTCTGACAAGAAGGAAGGGCTGGATGCCGTTCTGGCTCAGCAGGTTGAACTTTTACAAAAATTACTGACATTGAACGAAGATAAAATCGTTTCAATGAGTAAAGAAAACCGTTCGGCTGAAGGTGATGTTAAGAAGCGTCTTGAATTACGCATTCAGAAACGAATCGGAATGATGGACACCTACTACCAGCAGCTTGCGAAAACATTAGCATGGTCAAAAGAGCGTGGTGTCGATGTTACTGCATCGGAAGATACGCTGAAAAAGGCGTTAGTGTCTCGTTCTAAATACCTAACGAACGCGATCCTCTACACAGATACGCAGCGACAAGATTTAGAAGCACGCTTGTCTTTTGTTAATGAAGAAGAGAAAGCGACTATCAAAAAGGAGCTTGAACGCTTCAGTGAGCGCACGAGCGTGATGGTTGCTAGCTTAGAAGAGACAATCTCTCTGATGGAACCTTTTGGCGTCGACGTAACCTCATATAAGCGAGTGTTGCTGGCGACAACGGGAGACATTAACGCTGATGTGTTAGACGTTGATGTTGCATTGGAGCTTTTAGATGGCTGGCTTCGTTCATTTAGTGCGTGGGCATTCGAAAACACGCCATCATTTGTTGTTAAACTGGCTCTGTTCTTAGGTATTTTGTATGTAACACGTCTATTGTCGAATGTTGCGCGCAAGACCGTTCGTAAGAGTGTGTCACATTCTAAAATGGATTTCAGTGTATTGATGCAGGACTTCTTTGTGTCAATTGCATCGAAAGCAGTCGTGTTTATCGGTTTGCTTATCGCGCTGTCACAAATCGGTATAGAGCTAGCACCACTGCTAACCGGTTTCGGTGTTGCTGGTGTGATCATTGGTTTCGCATTGCAAGATACGCTATCTAACTTTGCTTCTGGTTTGATGATCTTGATCTACCGCCCGTACGATGTGGGTGACATGGTGAAAGTGGCTGGTGTTCAAGGCACGGTAAAAGACATGAGCCTTGTATCGACCACAGTACAGACTATCGATAACCAGCGCTTGGTGATTCCAAATAATAAAATTTGGGGTGATGTGATCAACAACATTACAGCAGAGCGTGTTCGACGTGTCGATATGGTATTTGGCATTGGTTACTCTGATGATATTGATAAGGCGAAAGCCGTATTAAACGAAATCATTGTTGCGCACCCTCTAGTGCTAAAAAAACCAGAGCACATGATTAAGCTACATACTTTGAACACATCTTCTGTAGATTTCGTGGTAAGGCCGTGGGTTAAGACCGACGATTACTGGGATGTATATTGGGATGTGACGGAAACTGTTAAGAAACGCTTCGACGAAGAAGGCATCACTATTCCGTTCCCTCAACGTGATGTGCATATATATAATCACGAAGAGAGCTAA
- a CDS encoding M3 family metallopeptidase, whose product MTATNYLNQLNHKYLATHKTKEDFFWDTYMGISDDHDGSTLAQTQWTEFLSSAEQIKAIEAQLSTIDQIQDPQEKENTLTGLNGWLATFKSHAIESQDSQALKADLIKFEGELFEKKQNHVMTYVNEVGQETEGSLPVLGSAVRSNSSEQVRRSAHQALLGLEQWLLVNGFIELIKKRNKFAQSLGFKTFFDYSVVKTEQMTTEQLFAILDDFELRTRDSHQKSLTNLAAQKGQSALEGHNFTYSFAGDVMNDLDPYVPFSKSLRRWVESFGRLNIEYSQATLKLDLLDRKGKYPNGFCHGPIPSFYDQDTWVPAQVNFTSNAKPDQVGSGYDGINTLFHEGGHAAHFANVKMNAPCFSQEFAPTSMAYAETQSMFCDSLLNDADWLKQYAVNDEGQPVPDELIKAMIDSKQPFRAYQERSILVVPYFERALYEMADEDLTPEKITELARRSEKSILGLDCSPRPLMAIPHLLSDEASCAYQGYLLAHMAVYQTRAYFTDKFGYLTDNPEIGPLLAKHYWYKGNSVNHNGTIESLTGEGFNAKYLADECNLTPDQAWAIEEKKIKQLASRERAQIADLNAKISIVDGATELANNEESNEQMCDDFERFIVEKYGR is encoded by the coding sequence ATGACGGCAACGAACTATCTCAACCAATTGAATCACAAGTATCTTGCAACTCACAAAACGAAAGAAGACTTCTTTTGGGATACTTACATGGGCATCAGTGACGACCATGATGGCTCCACCCTCGCTCAAACTCAGTGGACCGAATTTCTAAGCTCTGCTGAGCAGATAAAGGCTATCGAAGCCCAGCTCAGTACCATCGACCAAATTCAAGATCCTCAAGAAAAAGAGAACACCTTAACCGGGCTAAATGGTTGGTTAGCTACGTTCAAATCACATGCTATCGAATCGCAAGATTCACAAGCGCTAAAGGCCGACCTCATCAAGTTTGAAGGGGAACTGTTTGAGAAAAAGCAAAACCACGTGATGACTTACGTAAATGAAGTGGGACAAGAAACAGAAGGTTCGCTTCCTGTCCTAGGTTCAGCGGTGAGAAGTAACAGTAGTGAGCAAGTTAGGCGTTCAGCACACCAAGCCTTATTGGGGCTAGAACAATGGCTACTTGTGAACGGCTTTATTGAACTCATCAAAAAACGCAATAAGTTTGCCCAGTCTCTGGGGTTCAAAACGTTTTTCGATTATTCCGTCGTAAAAACGGAGCAGATGACCACTGAGCAACTGTTTGCGATTTTGGACGACTTTGAGTTGCGTACCCGAGATAGTCACCAAAAAAGTCTCACCAACTTGGCTGCCCAAAAGGGTCAAAGCGCACTCGAAGGCCATAACTTCACCTACTCTTTTGCTGGTGACGTGATGAATGACCTCGACCCTTACGTCCCGTTCTCAAAGTCATTGAGACGCTGGGTTGAATCTTTTGGCCGATTAAATATCGAATATTCTCAAGCCACACTGAAGTTGGATCTGCTTGATCGCAAAGGCAAGTACCCAAATGGTTTTTGTCATGGACCTATTCCTTCTTTTTATGACCAAGACACTTGGGTGCCAGCTCAAGTCAACTTCACAAGTAACGCTAAGCCCGATCAAGTCGGCAGCGGCTATGATGGAATCAACACTCTGTTTCATGAGGGCGGGCACGCGGCACACTTTGCCAACGTCAAAATGAACGCTCCGTGTTTCTCTCAAGAGTTTGCACCGACCTCAATGGCTTACGCGGAAACTCAGTCTATGTTCTGCGATAGCCTATTGAATGATGCCGATTGGCTAAAACAATACGCAGTCAATGATGAAGGTCAGCCGGTACCTGATGAGCTTATTAAAGCGATGATTGATAGTAAGCAGCCATTCAGAGCCTACCAAGAACGCAGCATTCTTGTGGTGCCTTACTTTGAACGAGCGCTGTATGAAATGGCTGACGAAGATCTTACACCTGAGAAGATCACTGAGCTCGCTCGTCGTAGCGAGAAAAGCATACTTGGTTTGGATTGCAGCCCACGTCCATTAATGGCGATCCCGCACCTGTTATCAGACGAAGCTTCTTGCGCATATCAAGGTTACTTACTGGCTCACATGGCGGTGTATCAAACGCGAGCTTACTTCACTGACAAGTTCGGTTACTTAACAGACAACCCTGAGATCGGCCCTTTATTGGCTAAGCACTATTGGTATAAAGGCAATAGTGTTAATCACAATGGAACAATAGAGAGCCTGACTGGAGAAGGTTTCAATGCAAAATACCTGGCTGATGAGTGCAACTTAACACCTGATCAAGCATGGGCAATTGAAGAGAAAAAGATCAAACAACTAGCTTCTCGTGAACGTGCACAAATCGCAGATTTAAATGCGAAAATATCGATTGTCGATGGCGCAACTGAATTAGCGAATAATGAAGAATCGAATGAACAAATGTGTGATGATTTTGAGCGTTTTATTGTTGAAAAATACGGACGATAA
- a CDS encoding thioredoxin family protein: MRTCAKTIVTALLVMTSFTALAQTTGWLSVPEHPPVKMRMMSTGEQSDDGSQIQTVLDVVLDGDWKTYWRSPGEGGIPPSWDWSGSTNIESVEWHWPIPKYYEQLDVMTLGYKKHVSFPVTLTLKDNTKPAIFKASFTFPSCTNICVLTDYDIELPIDPQTLELDEEAMFLFNQGMSQSPREANRTSVNGLYWDKSKQQLVTQLTSKDGWDKPMVLIDGEEVIDDFFSQPTVHITDNTMTAVFDVSNWIGEVDLTDRTVSVTVSDTNFAEEMTAKVGSEPIAYQESNNGFIAMIGFALIGGLILNIMPCVLPVLGMKLNSIIQNQGASHRHIRLSFLASAAGVITSFALLALGMTLLKVGGNAIGWGIQFQNVWFIGFMLIITLLFSINLLGLFEFRLPSGLNTWMATKGDDSHSGHFVQGMFATLLATPCSAPFLGTAVAYALGASYQELWAIFIALGIGMSAPWLIFALFPSLTKLLPKPGAWMFKVKLVFGLMMFITSLWLTSLLTPFIGKFPTILLSLFIVVSVLIWIGMKLGRKVLIPIMATTTLTFGAALIIGSVTADNWATPIVDDLPWQKLDAKQIPQLVEEGKTVFVDVTAEWCITCKANKIGVILQDPVYSHLQQEDIVLMKGDWTTPSESVTQYLQSNGRFGVPFNIVYGPSYTQGIPLPVILDSDTVVQAIDAAR; encoded by the coding sequence ATGCGTACATGCGCGAAAACTATAGTTACTGCCCTACTGGTAATGACGTCATTCACAGCTCTGGCACAAACGACCGGCTGGCTGAGTGTGCCTGAGCACCCGCCTGTAAAGATGCGAATGATGTCGACAGGGGAACAATCCGATGACGGTTCTCAAATTCAGACCGTACTCGATGTCGTGCTCGATGGAGACTGGAAAACCTATTGGCGTAGCCCTGGTGAAGGAGGCATCCCGCCAAGCTGGGACTGGTCTGGCTCCACCAACATCGAATCAGTTGAGTGGCATTGGCCTATCCCTAAATATTACGAGCAGCTAGATGTAATGACATTGGGCTATAAAAAGCATGTCAGTTTCCCGGTGACGCTCACATTGAAAGACAACACCAAGCCTGCAATATTCAAGGCGTCTTTCACCTTTCCGTCATGTACCAATATCTGTGTTTTAACAGATTACGACATTGAATTGCCGATTGATCCACAAACATTGGAGCTCGATGAAGAAGCCATGTTTTTGTTCAATCAGGGCATGAGTCAGTCTCCACGCGAAGCTAATCGAACTTCTGTGAATGGCCTGTACTGGGACAAAAGCAAACAACAATTGGTAACTCAGCTGACGAGTAAAGATGGCTGGGATAAACCTATGGTACTGATTGACGGCGAAGAAGTAATCGACGACTTCTTCTCTCAGCCTACCGTTCATATTACCGACAATACAATGACCGCTGTATTTGACGTGAGCAACTGGATTGGTGAAGTCGATCTAACCGATCGCACGGTAAGTGTCACTGTCTCAGATACCAACTTTGCTGAAGAGATGACAGCTAAAGTAGGCTCAGAGCCAATCGCTTATCAAGAGAGCAACAACGGCTTTATTGCGATGATCGGTTTCGCCTTAATTGGTGGTTTGATCCTCAACATCATGCCATGTGTGTTACCCGTATTAGGAATGAAGCTAAACAGCATCATTCAGAATCAAGGTGCCTCTCATCGTCACATTCGACTTTCGTTCCTGGCTTCTGCTGCTGGTGTAATTACTTCATTCGCACTGCTAGCACTTGGCATGACACTCCTAAAAGTAGGTGGTAATGCGATAGGCTGGGGAATCCAATTCCAGAACGTTTGGTTTATCGGGTTCATGCTGATCATAACCTTGCTGTTCTCAATTAACCTATTGGGTTTATTTGAGTTCCGACTGCCTTCAGGTTTAAACACCTGGATGGCGACCAAAGGTGACGATTCACATTCGGGTCACTTCGTTCAAGGCATGTTTGCCACACTCTTAGCAACACCGTGTAGCGCGCCATTCCTTGGTACCGCCGTAGCTTATGCACTTGGGGCAAGCTACCAAGAACTATGGGCTATCTTCATTGCACTTGGCATTGGTATGAGTGCGCCTTGGCTAATCTTTGCGCTGTTCCCAAGCCTAACCAAATTGCTGCCGAAGCCGGGCGCGTGGATGTTCAAAGTTAAGTTGGTATTTGGCTTAATGATGTTCATCACCAGCTTATGGTTAACAAGCTTACTGACCCCATTCATCGGTAAGTTCCCGACCATCCTGCTGTCTTTGTTTATTGTTGTTTCGGTATTGATTTGGATTGGCATGAAACTAGGCAGAAAAGTACTGATTCCTATCATGGCGACCACTACTCTAACGTTTGGTGCTGCGCTTATCATCGGTAGCGTGACCGCTGATAACTGGGCGACCCCGATTGTCGATGACCTACCTTGGCAGAAGTTAGATGCTAAACAAATTCCTCAGTTAGTTGAGGAAGGTAAAACGGTCTTTGTCGATGTGACGGCTGAGTGGTGTATCACCTGTAAAGCAAACAAGATCGGTGTAATTCTCCAAGATCCGGTGTACAGCCACCTACAGCAAGAAGACATTGTTTTAATGAAGGGCGATTGGACAACACCAAGCGAAAGTGTCACCCAATACCTGCAAAGTAATGGGCGATTCGGTGTTCCATTTAACATCGTTTACGGCCCAAGCTACACACAAGGCATCCCTCTACCCGTGATTTTAGACAGCGACACGGTTGTTCAAGCTATCGATGCAGCGAGGTAA
- a CDS encoding RecX family transcriptional regulator, whose amino-acid sequence MDDSQQNPDIKKATVRKARRIESVMNSAMWHLTQRDMTESELTAKLKVKTDNQDWIDETLRNLKGYGYLKSDQDFAEQFVEQAFFGEFGSRYIVEKLKKKGLTDSVISDAIHKVSAEKNIDEQMILIDRINHYYSGFTMSREKLVATLQKRGFSYQQVKVAIDQHPQAHELKSNIQLKAEKADLEKEVLKYARKGKGLTAIQQELKQRQIDTSELSALIDRLINEEQLDFYSSCLEQLQKKSYDLNDHKERSKAYAMLSRKGFSSDEIKFALSEGNE is encoded by the coding sequence ATGGATGACTCACAGCAAAACCCGGATATTAAAAAAGCAACGGTAAGAAAAGCGCGACGAATCGAAAGCGTCATGAACTCTGCCATGTGGCACTTAACCCAGAGGGATATGACTGAAAGCGAGTTGACTGCGAAACTGAAAGTGAAAACGGACAATCAAGATTGGATTGACGAAACCTTAAGGAACTTGAAAGGTTACGGCTATCTAAAGTCAGATCAGGATTTTGCAGAGCAATTTGTTGAGCAAGCCTTCTTTGGCGAATTTGGCTCGCGATACATCGTTGAGAAGTTGAAGAAGAAAGGGCTAACAGATTCGGTTATTTCGGATGCGATTCACAAGGTATCTGCTGAGAAAAACATCGATGAACAAATGATCTTGATCGATCGAATCAATCATTACTATTCAGGCTTTACCATGAGCCGTGAAAAGCTTGTAGCGACACTGCAAAAACGTGGCTTCAGCTATCAACAAGTCAAAGTTGCTATCGATCAGCACCCACAAGCTCATGAGCTTAAGAGTAATATCCAACTCAAGGCCGAAAAAGCCGATTTGGAGAAAGAGGTGTTGAAATACGCGCGAAAAGGGAAGGGGTTGACTGCCATTCAGCAAGAGCTGAAACAACGACAAATCGATACCAGCGAGCTATCAGCGTTAATCGATCGATTAATCAACGAAGAGCAACTGGACTTCTACTCGTCTTGTTTAGAACAATTACAGAAAAAGTCTTACGATCTTAATGATCATAAAGAGCGCTCCAAGGCTTATGCGATGCTCAGCCGTAAAGGTTTTTCATCTGATGAGATAAAGTTCGCGTTAAGTGAAGGTAACGAATAG
- a CDS encoding DsbA family protein, translated as MKKLLISTLILGSMMSASAFAELNKEQVQQLEEINQFLKENPSTISGLHTSLEQYVAGQAQAKKAQAESHDWLYNNDAHPITGNPDGKSVIINFTDYNCPFCKRLEKGLVQLASEDSDIKIINVYLSFKQQQVSGLDTNAALYAMKVWKDKPEAFPEVDRLLMAKSGIHTKSSLQAVAKKTGTEAQLETTPDQSQTLLTNHQTFSALGLTGTPTLMMNGKILPGYVPYDRLKEIVDEAF; from the coding sequence ATGAAAAAACTTCTGATTAGCACACTGATTTTAGGCTCGATGATGAGTGCAAGCGCTTTCGCAGAACTAAACAAAGAGCAAGTACAGCAGCTTGAGGAGATCAACCAATTCCTCAAAGAGAACCCTTCTACAATTTCGGGGCTACACACCAGCTTAGAGCAGTATGTTGCAGGGCAAGCGCAAGCAAAGAAAGCTCAAGCAGAGAGCCATGATTGGCTATACAACAATGATGCTCATCCAATTACCGGAAACCCTGATGGTAAGTCGGTGATCATTAACTTTACCGACTACAACTGCCCATTCTGTAAGCGCTTAGAAAAAGGCTTGGTTCAACTAGCCTCAGAAGACAGTGATATTAAGATTATCAATGTGTACCTGTCGTTCAAACAGCAACAAGTAAGCGGCCTTGATACAAATGCAGCGTTATATGCGATGAAAGTTTGGAAGGATAAGCCAGAAGCATTCCCAGAAGTCGACAGATTACTGATGGCGAAAAGTGGCATTCACACCAAATCATCACTGCAAGCAGTCGCGAAGAAAACTGGAACAGAAGCACAATTAGAAACGACGCCGGACCAAAGCCAAACACTGCTAACCAACCACCAAACGTTTAGTGCACTCGGTTTAACAGGCACACCAACACTGATGATGAATGGGAAAATATTACCAGGGTATGTTCCTTACGATCGCTTGAAAGAGATCGTGGATGAAGCGTTTTAA
- a CDS encoding DUF3187 family protein gives MLPFHSAVASPMFVYAQSPIHSNVLSTQLRSAEPNRTGTIEFKSSYTQASVWAHTQAYSLDYYQNQSNIAVQWQASPIWKTELDYRVVTAKDNGLDSFVMGFHDLFGVGQNGRDEVAEDQFTMDFHNAGIHVSDFEGDDLTNALTFYNELLLYSRGPMSLSAGGSLFYNNVRSGQFARTSFEQGVQLNYSYITPRHSFFSTIGLVHRNSDGHLVSDERLALENVSASWAVGYEYRWNQRHSFVLESLNYQGWSTNDPDFSEPSNEVVVGYRYRLYRLALEALMIENIRNMDNSTDIGFTLGLRFSI, from the coding sequence ATATTGCCTTTTCATAGTGCTGTAGCATCTCCAATGTTTGTCTATGCACAATCTCCCATTCATTCGAATGTACTCTCTACACAGCTTCGTTCTGCTGAACCAAATAGGACTGGTACGATTGAGTTTAAGTCCTCTTATACGCAGGCCAGTGTATGGGCACATACACAAGCTTACTCCTTAGACTATTATCAAAATCAATCCAATATTGCAGTTCAATGGCAAGCGTCTCCGATTTGGAAAACTGAACTCGATTATCGTGTTGTCACAGCCAAAGATAACGGTTTAGATAGTTTTGTGATGGGGTTTCATGATCTGTTTGGTGTTGGGCAGAATGGCCGTGATGAGGTTGCAGAAGACCAGTTCACTATGGATTTTCATAATGCCGGTATTCATGTGTCAGATTTCGAAGGTGATGACCTAACCAATGCGCTTACCTTCTATAATGAGTTGTTACTGTATTCTCGAGGACCGATGTCACTGTCGGCTGGTGGTTCACTGTTTTACAACAATGTAAGAAGCGGGCAGTTTGCGAGAACCAGTTTCGAGCAGGGTGTCCAACTCAACTACAGCTATATCACTCCAAGGCACAGTTTCTTTTCTACCATTGGCCTTGTGCATCGAAACAGCGATGGTCACTTAGTGAGTGATGAGAGGCTAGCACTTGAAAACGTGAGTGCTAGCTGGGCTGTTGGGTATGAATATCGATGGAATCAGCGCCATAGCTTTGTCCTTGAATCGCTTAACTATCAAGGCTGGTCGACCAATGATCCAGATTTCTCGGAGCCATCGAATGAGGTGGTTGTGGGGTATCGCTATCGTTTGTACCGCCTTGCTTTAGAAGCCTTGATGATTGAGAACATTCGTAATATGGATAACAGTACTGATATCGGTTTCACGCTCGGCTTACGTTTCTCAATATAA
- a CDS encoding LuxR C-terminal-related transcriptional regulator, whose product MNVSSQSFEQLLMNQSETLINSDPKDFTATWSTASFDVLDWFDIDRLTLYPNSMVLLEDGKTISVSKSHIPSINKQDFLGCNHLEYLKLLKTQETYLEFSEDQLAKIQNDVLRRIYKQGGKWHCIIPLQLFNQRWGALSFTNFHDNKTTLGLEDIKRLKLVCEMWLCYWQHSTLARTLNQSENLWEDDSDKLLLLSKKQTKVLSLIAQGYTAKECADKLHLSPRTIESHKYRMLGLMNLNNHNELVQFALRNGLGITENRDATR is encoded by the coding sequence GTGAACGTCTCTAGCCAGAGCTTTGAGCAATTGTTGATGAATCAGTCTGAAACTTTGATCAATAGTGATCCAAAAGATTTTACTGCAACTTGGTCCACGGCAAGCTTTGACGTTCTAGACTGGTTTGATATTGACAGATTAACCCTGTACCCAAACTCTATGGTACTGCTCGAAGATGGGAAAACAATCTCGGTATCTAAATCACATATTCCATCTATCAATAAGCAAGACTTTTTAGGCTGTAACCATCTCGAGTATTTGAAGCTCCTCAAAACCCAAGAAACCTACTTAGAGTTTTCAGAAGATCAGCTCGCTAAAATTCAAAACGATGTGCTACGCCGAATATATAAACAAGGTGGCAAGTGGCACTGTATTATACCTTTGCAGCTGTTTAACCAACGTTGGGGAGCACTCTCGTTCACTAACTTCCATGACAATAAAACCACATTGGGTTTAGAAGACATTAAGCGACTGAAGCTTGTGTGTGAGATGTGGCTTTGTTATTGGCAGCATTCAACGTTAGCTCGAACGTTGAATCAAAGTGAGAACTTGTGGGAAGACGACAGTGATAAGCTGTTGTTGTTATCGAAAAAGCAAACCAAGGTGCTATCACTCATCGCTCAAGGGTACACTGCCAAGGAGTGCGCCGATAAATTGCACCTCAGCCCTCGTACCATCGAATCGCATAAGTACAGAATGCTTGGGTTAATGAACCTAAATAATCACAATGAATTGGTTCAATTTGCTTTGCGTAACGGCTTAGGAATTACTGAAAATAGAGACGCGACTCGATAG